TGGTGAACGAATTCGGTGAGATTGGCATTGATGGCGCGCTGATGGCTGACAGTGGCGCGATGGTCAAAGAGATCCCCGGTGGATGCATGTGCTGCGTTAACGGCCTGCCGATGCAGGTGGGGCTGAACACTCTGCTGCGCCAGGGAAAGCCGGACCGTTTAATCATTGAACCGACCGGTTTGGGCCATCCTAAGCAAATTCTCGATCTCCTCACCGCCCCGGTGTATGAGCCGTGGATCGATCTTCGCGCCACGCTGTGTATTCTCGATCCACGCCAGCTACTGGATGAGAAAGCGGTGAAAAATGAGAACTTCCGCGATCAGTTGGCTTCAGCAGACATCATTGTGGCGAATAAAGAGGACCGTGCTTCCCAGGAAAGCCGCGACGCCTTTGATTTCTGGTGGCAGAATTTTGGCAACGATCGTCAGTTTGTGATGGCGACGCAGGGAAAAATCGATAATGCGCTGCTCGACCTGCCGCGTCGGAATATGGCCGAACTGCCTGCCAGCGCCGCACATTCCCACAGTCACGCCCCACAAAAAGGGCTGGCGGCGTTGAGCCTGCCGGAACATCAGCGCTGGCGTCGCAGCCTGAACAGCGGGCAAGGCCATCAGGCCTGTGGCTGGATTTTTGATGCCGATACCTGCTTCGACACCATTGGTATTCTTGAGTGGGCAAGGCTCGCGCCGGTGGATCGCGTCAAAGGTGTTATGCGCACCCAGGATGGCCTGGTTCGCATTAACCGTCAGGGAGCGGACTTCTTCATTGAAACCCAAAACGTTGCGCCACCTGACAGCCGAATAGAGTTAATTAGTGCGGTTAACACCGACTGGAACGCACTTCAGGCGAGCTTGTTGAGGCTTCGTTTAAGTTGAAGCCACTAACGTTGCCCCCGACTAAACTGCTATGCATATGACGATGATTAAAAAACTTCCCCTGATATTATTGCTCAACGCCGCCGGTGTGGCGCTCTTTTTGTCCTGGTATCTGCCGGTAAATCACGGTTTCTGGTTCCCGATTGATTCCGGTATCTTCCATTTCTTCAATGAACAGCTGGTCAAGAGCCAGGTGATTCTGTGGCTTGTCGCGATCACTAACAATCGCGCCTTCGATGGCTGTTCCCTGCTGGCAATGGGCTGCCTAATGCTCTCATTCTGGCTCAAAGAAGATGCCGCGGGACGCCGCCGAATCATTATGATCGGTCTGGTGATGCTGCTCACCGCCGTGGTGATTAACCAGCTCGCGCAAGGGCTGATGCCGGTTAAGCGCTCCAGTCCGTCGCTGTTCTTCCCAAATGTTCATCGGGTCAGTGAATTACTGCATATCTCCACCAAGGATGCGTCAAAGGACAGCTTCCCTGGGGATCATGGAATGATGTTGCTTATTTTCTCTTCATTCATGCTTCGCTATTTCGGCAAAAAAGCCTTCGTAGTTGCCCTGATTATTGTTGTGGTTTTCGCTTTCCCACGCGTAATGATTGGCGCGCATTGGCTAACGGATATTGTTATCGGTTCACTTTCTGCAGTGCTGATTGGCGCGCCGTGGTGCTTAATGACCCCGCTCAGCGATCGTCTGATTGTGTTATTTGATCGCTATCTTCCGGGTAAAATGCAACAAAACCAAAACAAATAACCCACCTAAATTAACATCATCCATCAGGGATCATTTCGATCCCTGATGCTTTTCCCGCCGCTTATGCCCTATTTTGTCATCTTCTCGTAATATCATTCACCTGACAAATGAATGCCTTGCATAAGATTTAACCTAAATTGCCGCTATTTTAGTCAATCCCGGTTAATCGCTTTGCCTATCACATTTTCTTATAAAAAAGCCCCTATTTTTGCTTTCAATGCCTAAGGGGATCGGGTAATCTCGAACTCGTTTTGCCTCACAGAGATAATTATTCTCAGGGTGAATAAGTTTGTGCGTTAGACCACAGATTTGGCCATAAAGAATTGTCTCATTGTGCGCAGGTAATTAGTCTCGTCACGTTTGGCATTTTTATAACGGTATTTATCGTTAAGGACTTCAAGGGAAAATAATCAAAATGGTCAAATCTCAACCGATTTTGAGATATATCTTGCGGGGAATCCCGGCAATAGCAGTAGCGGTACTGTTATCTGCATGTAGCACGACAAACACCGCAAAGAATATGCATCCTGAGACGCGTGTTGTGGGCATGGAAGATGCCTCGTCACTGCAAGCCTCTCAGGATGAATTTGAGAATATGGTACGTAATCTGGACGTTAAGTCCCGCATTATGGACCAGTATGCTAGCTGGAAAGGCGTGCGCTATCGCCTGGGCGGCAGCACCAAAAAAGGTATCGATTGTTCCGGCTTTGTACAGCGTACATTCCGCGAGCAGTTTGGCTTGGATCTGCCACGTTCGACTTACGAACAGCAGGAAATGGGTAAATCCATCTCGCGTACGAAATTGCGTACCGGTGATTTGGTTCTGTTCCGCGCCGGTTCAACAGGCCGTCACGTCGGTATCTACATCGGCAACGACCAGTTTGTTCATGCTTCCACAAGTAGTGGTGTGACGATTTCCAGCATGAATGAGCCTTACTGGAAGAAGCGCTATAACGAAGCGCGCCGTGTGCTGAGTCGCAGTTAATCTGTCGTGTTGTTGGTTATCCCTTGGCTGGCAACGCGATAAAAAATAAGCACTGCTTCGGCAGTGTTTTTTTTTGCCCGTTTAACCCCGCGCGCTCTTTTCTCATATATCACTGGTTATATTAAACCAGGCTATAGTCTTGTAAATACGTAAGATTAGTCGTCCTGCCGGAACCACGACGATCCAGGAACAATGACGTTTATGCTCACTCGTTTCTTTTCCACCAGCCGCAAAGTTCTGACAGGCAGCATCCTCGCGGGCATTATTGTTGCCCTCCTCTGCGGAATGCTGCAGTTTTTTCTGAGCTACCATAAGCGGGAAGTGAAGTTCGATACCCTTATTGTTGACCTTAAAGTCTACATGGAGAGCTATTTCTCCGATCTCAAAACCTCTATTGATACCCTGCAACCCTTCACCCTGAGCAATTGCCAGGACGTGGGCGCAGAGCTAACCTCCCGTGCCGCCTTTAGCGTTAACGTTCGCGCCTTTTTACTGGTCCGGGATAATGCTGCATTTTGCTCTTCGGCCACCGGGCCGATGGACGTGCCGATGAAGGAACTGATACCGGATCTGGATACCACTAAATCCGTGGATATGGCACTGCTGCCCGGTACACCAATGCTGCCAGACAAACCCGCGATCGTCGTCTGGTATCAAAATCCGCTGATCAAAGGCGGTGGCGTATTCACCTCAATCAATATCAATTTAACCCCCTATTTGCTC
Above is a window of Lelliottia jeotgali DNA encoding:
- a CDS encoding metal chaperone, involved in Zn homeostasis, GTPase, with protein sequence MTKTNLVTGFLGSGKTTSILHLLANKDPAEKWAILVNEFGEIGIDGALMADSGAMVKEIPGGCMCCVNGLPMQVGLNTLLRQGKPDRLIIEPTGLGHPKQILDLLTAPVYEPWIDLRATLCILDPRQLLDEKAVKNENFRDQLASADIIVANKEDRASQESRDAFDFWWQNFGNDRQFVMATQGKIDNALLDLPRRNMAELPASAAHSHSHAPQKGLAALSLPEHQRWRRSLNSGQGHQACGWIFDADTCFDTIGILEWARLAPVDRVKGVMRTQDGLVRINRQGADFFIETQNVAPPDSRIELISAVNTDWNALQASLLRLRLS
- a CDS encoding membrane protein, with product MSWYLPVNHGFWFPIDSGIFHFFNEQLVKSQVILWLVAITNNRAFDGCSLLAMGCLMLSFWLKEDAAGRRRIIMIGLVMLLTAVVINQLAQGLMPVKRSSPSLFFPNVHRVSELLHISTKDASKDSFPGDHGMMLLIFSSFMLRYFGKKAFVVALIIVVVFAFPRVMIGAHWLTDIVIGSLSAVLIGAPWCLMTPLSDRLIVLFDRYLPGKMQQNQNK
- a CDS encoding Lipoprotein spr precursor, which codes for MVKSQPILRYILRGIPAIAVAVLLSACSTTNTAKNMHPETRVVGMEDASSLQASQDEFENMVRNLDVKSRIMDQYASWKGVRYRLGGSTKKGIDCSGFVQRTFREQFGLDLPRSTYEQQEMGKSISRTKLRTGDLVLFRAGSTGRHVGIYIGNDQFVHASTSSGVTISSMNEPYWKKRYNEARRVLSRS